One Maribacter dokdonensis DSW-8 genomic region harbors:
- a CDS encoding peptidylprolyl isomerase, whose product MNLKFSKTKNSIYIGALLLSGFAIAQDSIPNAEADQAQAMEAAEEAVTVKKDSSNNFKRIKLDGIAAVVGDYVILDSDIEKTLIDLKSQGASTEDITHCGLLGKLMEDRLYANQAVQDSILVSDDEVNATGDRQLQSLVQQIGSMDKVLKYYKKTDEASFREELYKINKLRMLSERMQQDIIKEIEITPEEVRQFFNKIPEDERPVFGAELEIAQITKEPEPSEEEKQKVVDKLNQIKADVEDNDASFSVKAILYSQDPGSKSKGGFYSITKDTGFDKKFKDVAFSLKEGEVSEPFETVFGYHIIYIEKIRGQELDLRHILIQPEISQNVLDEAKAELDTIRKKIMDGEFTFAEAALNFSDEKETKFDGGLLRNPVNFDSKFELTKMDPTLYNQVQNLKDNEITYPVLEEDPRGGAPKYKILKITNRFDEHVADFSKDYTKIQELALTEKKYNAIKKWMDEHIKDTYISVNDENKDCDFANNWVKK is encoded by the coding sequence ATGAATTTGAAGTTTTCGAAAACAAAAAATAGTATTTACATAGGGGCATTGCTGCTTTCCGGTTTTGCTATCGCGCAAGATTCAATACCAAATGCAGAGGCAGATCAAGCCCAAGCAATGGAAGCTGCTGAGGAAGCCGTTACAGTAAAAAAAGATTCATCTAACAATTTTAAGAGAATTAAATTAGATGGTATTGCCGCTGTTGTGGGTGACTATGTAATATTGGATTCTGATATTGAAAAAACGCTGATCGATCTTAAAAGTCAAGGTGCTTCCACTGAAGATATTACACACTGCGGGCTTTTAGGTAAGTTAATGGAAGATAGGTTGTATGCCAACCAAGCCGTTCAAGATAGTATTCTGGTCTCTGATGATGAAGTAAATGCTACTGGCGACCGCCAATTACAGTCGTTGGTGCAGCAGATCGGATCTATGGACAAGGTGTTGAAATACTACAAGAAAACGGACGAGGCTAGTTTTAGGGAAGAGCTTTATAAGATCAATAAGTTGCGTATGTTATCTGAGCGTATGCAGCAAGATATCATTAAGGAAATTGAAATTACACCGGAAGAGGTTCGTCAATTCTTTAATAAAATTCCTGAAGATGAACGACCTGTGTTTGGCGCTGAGTTAGAAATTGCACAAATTACCAAAGAGCCAGAGCCTTCTGAGGAAGAGAAGCAAAAGGTGGTTGATAAGCTAAACCAGATTAAGGCAGATGTGGAGGATAATGATGCTAGCTTTAGTGTAAAAGCTATTCTATATTCTCAAGATCCAGGATCTAAATCAAAAGGTGGTTTCTATAGTATTACAAAAGATACCGGTTTTGATAAGAAGTTTAAGGATGTGGCCTTTAGTTTAAAAGAAGGTGAAGTTTCTGAGCCTTTTGAAACGGTTTTTGGCTATCATATTATTTACATAGAAAAAATTAGAGGTCAAGAATTGGATTTGAGACATATATTGATCCAGCCAGAAATATCTCAAAATGTGTTGGATGAAGCTAAGGCTGAATTAGACACTATTCGTAAAAAGATTATGGATGGGGAATTTACATTTGCTGAAGCTGCATTGAATTTTTCTGACGAAAAGGAAACAAAATTTGATGGCGGACTTTTACGTAATCCTGTAAATTTCGATTCTAAGTTTGAGCTTACAAAAATGGATCCTACCTTGTACAATCAGGTTCAAAATTTAAAGGATAATGAAATAACGTATCCGGTATTGGAAGAAGATCCAAGAGGAGGTGCACCTAAATATAAAATCTTAAAGATTACCAATAGGTTTGATGAGCACGTAGCGGATTTCTCAAAGGATTATACAAAGATTCAAGAGCTGGCACTTACCGAGAAAAAGTACAATGCCATTAAAAAATGGATGGACGAGCATATTAAAGATACCTACATCAGCGTTAATGACGAGAACAAAGATTGTGATTTCGCTAATAATTGGGTAAAAAAGTAA
- a CDS encoding AAA family ATPase: MSDVAAIERLVVKHAELKKEIAKVIIGQDEVIEQILLSIYTGGHSLLIGVPGLAKTLMVNTIAQALGLDFKRIQFTPDLMPSDILGSEVLDQNRSFKFLKGPIFSNIILADEINRTPPKTQAALLEAMQERAVTIAGHQHKLELPYFVLATQNPIEQEGTYPLPEAQLDRFMFAIELKYPSIAEEIKVVKNTTSNTKQVINALFNAKDIIAIQELVRRIPVADNVVEYAVKLVNSTRPNLETASEYVKQYLDWGAGPRASQNLILGAKANAAIHGKFSPDIEDVHAVVKGILRHRIIKNYKAEAEGITEEDIIDKLL; the protein is encoded by the coding sequence ATGTCAGACGTTGCAGCAATTGAACGCCTAGTAGTAAAACATGCTGAGCTTAAAAAAGAAATAGCCAAGGTCATTATTGGTCAAGATGAGGTTATTGAACAAATTCTGCTTTCAATTTACACAGGAGGGCATTCATTGCTGATAGGAGTGCCAGGGCTGGCCAAAACTTTAATGGTGAATACCATTGCCCAAGCATTAGGACTAGACTTTAAAAGAATACAATTTACGCCAGATTTAATGCCAAGTGACATTCTTGGTAGCGAGGTTCTGGATCAAAACAGAAGTTTTAAATTTCTTAAAGGCCCTATTTTTTCCAATATTATTTTGGCGGATGAAATCAACAGAACTCCACCAAAGACCCAAGCAGCACTTTTAGAGGCAATGCAAGAGAGAGCTGTGACCATTGCCGGTCATCAGCATAAATTGGAACTGCCATATTTTGTTTTAGCTACGCAAAACCCAATTGAACAAGAAGGTACCTACCCTTTGCCGGAAGCACAGCTAGACCGTTTTATGTTCGCGATAGAATTAAAATACCCTTCTATAGCAGAGGAAATTAAAGTGGTAAAAAATACTACTTCGAACACCAAGCAGGTGATCAATGCGCTTTTTAACGCTAAAGATATCATTGCTATTCAAGAATTGGTACGTAGAATTCCTGTTGCGGATAATGTTGTGGAATATGCTGTAAAGTTGGTAAATAGTACAAGGCCTAATCTGGAAACAGCATCAGAATATGTAAAACAATATTTAGATTGGGGTGCAGGGCCAAGAGCCTCTCAAAACCTTATTCTTGGAGCTAAGGCCAATGCGGCCATTCATGGTAAATTCTCACCAGATATAGAAGATGTGCATGCCGTTGTTAAAGGAATTTTACGCCATCGTATCATTAAAAATTATAAAGCAGAGGCAGAAGGTATCACTGAAGAGGATATTATTGATAAACTGCTTTAA
- a CDS encoding TlpA family protein disulfide reductase, with protein MKRQTVFTLLIIAFVLSFFVTPLGDYSKIMLNRFFATSPTIIKPEKRGKITDYDWKLKDENWKFFNFDEAKGKVVFITFWTSWHMPSQAQLKDVQYLYDMYGDKMKFYVITNEERAPVDLFMEEQGYTFPVTYQIIGEPSPIGLLKPPGSYLIDKNGAIVIHQNAIADWDNNKIDKLLTKLIEE; from the coding sequence ATGAAGAGACAAACGGTTTTTACCTTATTGATCATTGCATTCGTGCTTTCTTTTTTTGTGACACCCTTGGGTGATTATAGCAAAATTATGCTCAACAGGTTTTTTGCCACTTCACCAACCATAATTAAACCAGAAAAAAGAGGTAAGATTACTGATTATGACTGGAAGCTTAAAGATGAAAATTGGAAGTTTTTTAATTTTGATGAGGCAAAAGGAAAAGTAGTATTTATAACATTCTGGACATCGTGGCACATGCCTTCTCAAGCACAATTAAAAGATGTGCAATACTTGTACGATATGTATGGTGACAAGATGAAATTCTACGTGATTACGAATGAGGAAAGAGCCCCTGTAGATTTATTTATGGAAGAACAAGGTTATACATTTCCGGTAACCTACCAAATTATTGGTGAGCCTAGTCCTATAGGCTTATTAAAGCCACCCGGGTCATATCTAATTGATAAAAATGGAGCTATTGTAATACATCAAAATGCAATTGCAGATTGGGATAATAATAAGATAGATAAGCTATTAACTAAGTTAATTGAGGAATAA
- a CDS encoding bifunctional aconitate hydratase 2/2-methylisocitrate dehydratase, producing the protein MSIYKDYLKEIEERKSQGLHPKPIDGADLLSKIIEQIKDVDNEYREDSLNFFIYNVLPGTTSAAGVKAEFLKEIVVGESVVKEITPAFALEQLSHMKGGPSIKVLLDVALGDNKELALQAAKVLKTQVFLYEADTDRLEEALKNGSEIAKDIIESYAQAEFFTKLPEIEEEIEVVTYIAGVGDISTDLLSPGGDAHSRSDRELHGQCIFEHNKEMQKEVLELKEKHPDKRVMLIAEKGTMGVGSSRMSGVNNVALWTGISSSPYVPFINIAPVIAGTNGIAPIFLTTVGVTGGIGLDLKNWVQQKDENGNTIVDEDGEPILKQMYSVATGTVLTINTKEKKLYHGKVELKDISAAFTPQKMEFMKAGGSYAVVFGKKLQTFACKVLGIDVPQVYAPSKEVSIEGQGLTAVEKIFNKNAVGTSGATLHAGSYVRAEVNIVGSQDTTGLMTSQELEMMAATVISPIVDGAYQSGCHTASVWDDKSKANIPRLMKFMNDFGLITGRDPKGVYFPMTDVIHKVLNDITVGDWDIIIGGDSHTRMSKGVAFGADSGTVALALATGEASMPIPESVKVTFKGQMKSYMDFRDVVHATQQQMLKQFGGENVFQGRVIEVHIGTLTADQAFTFTDWTAEMKAKASICISEDETLIESLEIAKGRIQIMIDKGMDNAKQVLKGLVEKAETRITELKTGIRPSLRPDANAKYHAEVIIDLDEIAEPMIADPDVNNEDVSKRYTHDTIRPLSYYGGTKKVDLGFVGSCMVHKGDMKILAQMLKNIEAQQGKVTFQAPLVVAPPTYNIVDELKEEGDWEVLQKYSGFEFDDSAPKGLARTKYENMLYLERPGCNLCMGNQEKAEPGDTVMATSTRLFQGRVVKDSGEKKGESLLSSTPVVVLSTILGRTPTMAEYEAAVDGIVLTKFKPSTKQLVR; encoded by the coding sequence ATGAGCATTTATAAAGATTACCTTAAGGAGATTGAAGAACGTAAAAGTCAAGGTCTTCATCCAAAGCCGATAGATGGCGCTGATTTACTTAGCAAGATTATTGAACAAATTAAAGATGTAGATAATGAGTATAGAGAAGATTCTCTAAATTTCTTTATTTATAATGTGTTACCTGGTACCACTAGTGCTGCAGGTGTAAAGGCAGAATTTCTTAAAGAGATTGTCGTTGGTGAGTCTGTCGTGAAGGAAATTACACCGGCTTTTGCATTGGAGCAGTTGTCGCATATGAAAGGCGGTCCGTCTATTAAGGTATTGTTAGATGTTGCTTTAGGTGATAACAAAGAATTGGCGTTGCAAGCCGCAAAGGTTTTAAAGACACAGGTGTTTTTATATGAGGCGGATACAGATCGTCTAGAAGAAGCACTTAAAAACGGAAGTGAAATAGCTAAAGATATTATTGAAAGCTATGCACAAGCCGAGTTTTTTACGAAACTACCGGAGATTGAAGAAGAAATAGAGGTGGTGACCTACATTGCCGGTGTTGGTGATATTTCAACCGATTTACTTTCTCCAGGGGGTGATGCACATTCAAGATCTGATCGAGAATTGCATGGTCAATGTATTTTTGAGCATAACAAAGAAATGCAAAAAGAGGTGCTTGAACTAAAAGAAAAGCACCCTGACAAGCGTGTAATGCTTATTGCCGAAAAAGGAACAATGGGTGTTGGTTCTTCAAGAATGTCCGGTGTAAACAATGTTGCATTGTGGACCGGTATTTCCTCTAGCCCATATGTACCATTTATCAATATTGCCCCGGTAATTGCGGGAACTAATGGTATTGCTCCAATTTTCTTAACAACCGTTGGTGTAACCGGAGGTATAGGATTAGATCTTAAAAACTGGGTACAGCAAAAAGATGAAAATGGTAACACTATTGTTGATGAAGACGGTGAACCAATTTTAAAACAGATGTATTCTGTTGCCACGGGTACTGTCTTGACCATAAATACAAAAGAGAAAAAATTGTATCATGGTAAAGTTGAGTTGAAGGATATTTCCGCAGCATTTACACCACAGAAAATGGAGTTCATGAAAGCAGGTGGTTCTTATGCTGTAGTTTTTGGAAAGAAACTACAAACTTTTGCCTGTAAGGTATTGGGTATAGATGTACCTCAAGTATATGCACCTTCAAAAGAGGTTTCTATTGAAGGACAAGGATTGACCGCGGTAGAGAAAATATTCAATAAGAATGCAGTGGGTACTTCTGGAGCTACTTTGCATGCGGGATCATATGTTCGTGCAGAAGTAAATATCGTAGGTTCTCAAGATACCACTGGTTTAATGACATCGCAAGAATTGGAAATGATGGCTGCCACGGTAATCTCTCCAATTGTTGATGGTGCATATCAATCAGGTTGCCATACGGCATCTGTTTGGGATGATAAATCAAAAGCCAACATTCCTAGGCTTATGAAGTTTATGAACGACTTTGGTTTAATTACAGGTCGTGATCCAAAAGGGGTGTATTTTCCAATGACGGATGTAATTCATAAAGTATTAAATGATATCACCGTGGGTGATTGGGATATTATTATTGGTGGAGATTCTCACACCCGTATGTCTAAAGGTGTAGCCTTTGGTGCTGATTCTGGTACCGTTGCTTTGGCATTGGCTACAGGTGAGGCTTCTATGCCTATTCCTGAGTCGGTAAAAGTTACCTTTAAAGGGCAAATGAAGTCTTACATGGATTTTCGTGATGTAGTTCATGCGACACAACAACAAATGTTAAAGCAGTTTGGTGGTGAAAACGTATTTCAAGGTCGTGTAATCGAGGTTCATATTGGTACTTTAACAGCTGATCAAGCGTTTACCTTTACTGATTGGACAGCAGAGATGAAGGCTAAGGCATCTATCTGCATCTCTGAGGATGAGACATTGATAGAATCTCTTGAAATTGCTAAAGGCCGTATTCAGATAATGATTGATAAAGGCATGGATAACGCCAAGCAAGTTTTAAAGGGACTTGTAGAAAAAGCAGAAACCAGAATTACTGAGCTTAAAACCGGTATTAGACCATCTTTAAGACCAGATGCCAATGCTAAATATCATGCAGAAGTTATTATCGATTTAGATGAGATAGCTGAACCAATGATCGCTGATCCAGATGTAAATAACGAAGATGTTTCCAAGCGTTATACGCATGATACTATTAGACCTTTATCTTACTATGGTGGAACCAAAAAGGTGGACCTAGGTTTCGTAGGGTCTTGTATGGTGCATAAAGGCGATATGAAAATTTTGGCTCAAATGTTGAAAAATATTGAGGCACAACAAGGCAAAGTAACCTTCCAGGCGCCATTAGTTGTAGCACCACCAACATATAATATTGTAGACGAGTTAAAAGAAGAAGGTGATTGGGAAGTACTTCAAAAGTATTCAGGATTTGAATTTGATGATAGTGCACCAAAAGGATTGGCACGTACTAAGTATGAAAACATGCTTTATCTAGAAAGACCAGGCTGTAACCTTTGTATGGGTAACCAAGAAAAAGCAGAGCCAGGAGACACGGTTATGGCAACATCAACTCGTTTGTTCCAAGGAAGGGTCGTAAAAGATTCTGGTGAGAAAAAAGGAGAATCTTTATTGTCTTCTACCCCTGTAGTGGTGCTATCTACCATTTTAGGAAGAACGCCAACTATGGCAGAATATGAAGCAGCAGTAGACGGTATTGTTTTAACGAAGTTTAAGCCATCAACAAAACAGTTGGTGAGATAA
- a CDS encoding sterol desaturase family protein: MDIVIWILIFLGTFLFMEFMAWFTHKYVMHGFLWSLHKDHHKKDHDSWFERNDLFFIFYAIVSMSLFYSGTTGFWYGYPLGFGILAYGIAYFLVHDIFIHQRFKLFRNANNWYSRGVRRAHKMHHKHLGKGDGECFGMLFVPFKYFKK, from the coding sequence ATGGATATTGTGATTTGGATATTGATTTTTTTAGGCACTTTTCTATTTATGGAATTCATGGCGTGGTTTACCCACAAATATGTAATGCACGGATTTCTTTGGAGTTTACATAAAGATCATCATAAAAAAGATCACGACTCTTGGTTCGAGAGAAATGATCTGTTCTTTATTTTCTATGCCATTGTAAGTATGTCATTGTTTTATTCAGGCACTACAGGTTTTTGGTATGGCTACCCGTTGGGGTTTGGAATTCTGGCCTATGGTATTGCTTACTTTTTAGTGCATGACATTTTTATCCATCAACGTTTTAAGTTGTTTAGAAATGCCAATAACTGGTACAGTAGAGGTGTTAGAAGAGCACATAAAATGCATCATAAACACTTAGGCAAAGGTGATGGTGAATGTTTTGGAATGCTATTTGTTCCCTTTAAGTACTTTAAAAAGTAA
- a CDS encoding phytoene desaturase family protein, giving the protein MKKSCVVIGSGFSSLSAACYLAKNGWNVSIFEKNESVGGRASQFVKDGFTFDMGPSWYWMPDIFDKFFADFNKQTSDYYQLDKLSPAYKIFFSDDVITIGDSMSKICDEFERIEPGSSKALKKFIDKAQENYDIAINKVVLRPGLSPLELVTKETILKIDQFFKTISSQVRKSFKNPKLVSTLEFPVLFLGAKPSNTPSFYNFMNFADFGLGTWHPKGGMYEVIKAMKNLAEELGVVIHTNATVEQIQVTNGKATGIICKGKVHHADKVLSGADYQHSESLLEDKYQQYSKTYWEKKVFAPSSLLFYIGFNTKLKNVEHHNLFFDTDFELHAKEIYDKPQWPTNPLFYANFPSVTDGSMAPEGYETGFFLVPIATDLEDTEALRNQYFDLIMDRFEKRTGQDIRNNIIFKETFCVNDFIDRYNSYKGNAYGMANTLTQTAFLRPNLRSKKVGDLYFTGQLTVPGPGVPPALISGKLVSELIIKDN; this is encoded by the coding sequence ATGAAAAAAAGTTGTGTAGTAATAGGTTCGGGATTTTCATCTTTATCTGCAGCTTGCTATTTAGCAAAAAATGGATGGAATGTTTCCATTTTTGAAAAAAATGAATCTGTTGGCGGTAGGGCTTCACAGTTTGTAAAAGACGGATTTACTTTTGATATGGGTCCAAGTTGGTATTGGATGCCCGATATTTTTGATAAATTTTTTGCCGATTTCAATAAACAAACCTCGGATTATTATCAACTAGACAAACTTAGTCCTGCCTATAAAATTTTCTTCAGTGACGATGTAATTACCATTGGTGATTCTATGTCTAAAATTTGTGATGAATTTGAACGAATAGAGCCGGGAAGCTCAAAAGCACTAAAAAAATTCATTGATAAAGCACAGGAAAATTATGACATTGCCATTAACAAAGTAGTTCTAAGACCAGGTCTTTCACCGTTAGAATTGGTTACTAAAGAAACTATTCTAAAAATTGATCAATTTTTTAAAACCATTAGCTCACAAGTTCGTAAGTCTTTTAAAAATCCGAAATTGGTTTCTACTTTAGAATTTCCTGTTTTGTTTCTTGGTGCAAAGCCAAGCAATACGCCTTCTTTCTACAATTTTATGAATTTTGCTGATTTTGGCTTAGGTACTTGGCATCCAAAAGGTGGTATGTACGAAGTTATAAAAGCAATGAAAAATTTGGCAGAAGAATTAGGAGTCGTTATACACACCAATGCAACGGTAGAACAAATACAAGTAACTAATGGCAAGGCCACCGGTATTATTTGTAAGGGCAAAGTTCATCACGCAGACAAAGTACTGAGCGGTGCAGATTATCAACACTCTGAAAGTTTGCTAGAAGACAAATATCAGCAGTATAGTAAGACGTACTGGGAGAAAAAGGTTTTCGCACCATCTTCTTTACTATTTTATATAGGGTTCAATACAAAATTGAAAAATGTAGAACATCACAATCTGTTTTTTGATACCGATTTTGAACTGCATGCCAAAGAAATATATGACAAACCACAATGGCCTACAAATCCTTTGTTCTATGCAAATTTCCCATCGGTAACAGATGGCAGCATGGCCCCAGAGGGTTACGAAACAGGTTTTTTTCTAGTTCCTATTGCGACTGACCTAGAAGATACCGAGGCTTTAAGAAATCAGTATTTTGATTTAATTATGGATCGTTTTGAAAAAAGAACAGGCCAAGACATTAGAAATAATATTATATTCAAGGAAACTTTCTGTGTCAATGATTTTATTGATCGGTACAATTCTTATAAAGGTAATGCCTACGGCATGGCAAATACCTTGACCCAAACGGCATTTTTAAGACCTAATCTTAGAAGTAAAAAAGTAGGTGATTTATATTTTACAGGACAACTGACTGTACCTGGACCAGGAGTACCCCCAGCCTTAATCTCCGGTAAACTAGTGTCAGAATTAATTATAAAGGATAATTAG
- a CDS encoding aconitate hydratase encodes MAFDIDMIKKVYASMAERVDKAREVVGKPLTLSEKILYSHLWDGSPTEAFTRGKDYVDFAPDRIACQDATAQMALLQFMQAGKPKVAVPTTVHCDHLIQAKSGATADLKSANSTSAEVFDFLESVSNKYGIGFWKPGAGIIHQVVLENYAFPGGMMIGTDSHTVNAGGLGMVAIGVGGADAVDVMAGMAWELKFPKLIGVKLTGNISGWTAPKDVILKVAEILTVKGGTGAIVEYFGEGAKNLSCTGKGTICNMGAEIGATTSTFGYDESMERYLRATDRADIADAANKVKEHLTADAEVYADPEQYFDEVIEINLSELTPLLNGPFTPDLSTKVGSDMTEKATSNEWPLAVEWGLIGSCTNSSYEDLSRASSIAQQAIDKGLKMKAELGINPGSEQVRYTADRDGILGIFEKLDAKIFTNACGPCIGQWARYSDPKNAPKNSIVHSFNRNFAKRADGNPNTHAFVASPEVTAAIAISGRLDFNPMTDKLINEKGEVVMFDEPTGWELPPKGFEVEDAGYLAPKEDGSSVTVKVASDSERLQLLEPFTPIKDESLMGAKLLIKAFGKCTTDHISMAGPWLRFRGHLDNISNNCLIGAVNAFGKKTNMVKNQLTGEYGGVPDTARAYKAAGVRSIVVGDHNYGEGSSREHAAMEPRHLGVAAVIVKSFARIHETNLKKQGMLGLTFANENDYDLIQEDDTFNFIDIADFAPDKPLTVEIVHADGSKDVIKVNHTYNAAQIGWYREGSALNVIKRENAS; translated from the coding sequence ATGGCTTTTGACATAGATATGATTAAGAAGGTTTATGCTTCCATGGCGGAACGTGTAGACAAAGCAAGAGAGGTAGTGGGAAAACCACTTACTCTTTCAGAAAAGATTTTGTATTCTCATTTATGGGATGGTAGCCCTACTGAAGCATTTACCAGAGGAAAGGACTATGTAGATTTTGCTCCTGATCGTATTGCTTGTCAAGATGCTACGGCACAAATGGCGTTATTGCAATTTATGCAAGCTGGGAAGCCAAAAGTTGCAGTACCTACTACAGTTCATTGTGATCACTTGATCCAGGCTAAAAGTGGGGCAACTGCAGATTTAAAATCTGCAAATTCCACAAGTGCCGAAGTTTTTGACTTTCTTGAGTCTGTTTCAAATAAATATGGAATAGGTTTCTGGAAACCAGGTGCAGGTATTATTCACCAAGTGGTATTGGAAAATTATGCTTTCCCTGGAGGGATGATGATTGGTACCGATTCTCACACTGTGAACGCAGGTGGTTTAGGTATGGTCGCTATTGGTGTAGGTGGAGCAGATGCTGTTGACGTTATGGCGGGTATGGCTTGGGAACTTAAATTTCCAAAATTGATCGGAGTAAAATTGACCGGTAATATTTCTGGTTGGACCGCTCCTAAAGATGTTATTTTAAAGGTTGCCGAAATACTAACCGTAAAAGGTGGTACCGGTGCTATAGTTGAATATTTTGGTGAAGGAGCCAAAAATCTTTCCTGTACCGGTAAAGGTACCATTTGTAATATGGGGGCTGAAATAGGTGCTACGACGTCTACTTTTGGCTATGATGAGTCTATGGAGCGCTATTTAAGGGCTACGGATAGAGCTGATATTGCAGATGCCGCTAATAAGGTTAAAGAACATTTAACTGCAGATGCTGAGGTGTATGCTGATCCAGAACAATATTTTGACGAGGTAATCGAAATTAACCTTTCTGAATTGACTCCGTTATTGAATGGACCATTTACACCCGATCTTTCTACAAAAGTGGGTAGTGATATGACAGAAAAGGCTACATCTAATGAATGGCCGTTGGCTGTGGAGTGGGGGCTTATTGGTTCTTGTACAAACTCCTCTTATGAAGATTTGTCTAGAGCTTCTTCAATTGCGCAACAAGCTATTGATAAAGGATTAAAAATGAAAGCGGAATTAGGGATCAATCCTGGTTCTGAGCAAGTAAGATATACGGCAGATAGAGATGGTATTCTTGGAATTTTCGAGAAATTGGATGCTAAAATTTTCACGAACGCTTGTGGACCATGTATTGGACAGTGGGCGCGTTATAGCGATCCTAAAAATGCACCTAAGAACAGTATTGTACACTCATTTAATAGAAACTTTGCCAAAAGAGCGGATGGTAACCCTAACACGCATGCCTTTGTTGCATCGCCTGAGGTAACTGCTGCAATAGCTATTTCCGGTAGGTTGGATTTTAATCCAATGACCGATAAGTTGATCAACGAAAAAGGTGAAGTGGTCATGTTCGATGAGCCAACTGGTTGGGAACTTCCTCCAAAAGGTTTTGAGGTAGAGGACGCTGGTTATCTGGCTCCAAAAGAAGATGGATCTAGTGTTACCGTAAAAGTAGCTTCAGATTCAGAAAGATTGCAATTATTGGAACCGTTTACTCCTATTAAGGATGAAAGCTTAATGGGTGCAAAATTGTTGATCAAAGCTTTTGGGAAATGTACTACAGATCATATATCTATGGCTGGACCGTGGCTACGTTTCCGTGGTCATTTAGATAATATCTCTAACAACTGTTTAATTGGTGCCGTTAACGCGTTTGGAAAGAAAACCAATATGGTCAAAAATCAATTGACCGGTGAGTATGGAGGTGTTCCAGATACGGCACGTGCATACAAAGCGGCAGGTGTAAGAAGTATTGTAGTTGGTGATCATAACTATGGAGAAGGATCTTCACGTGAACACGCTGCTATGGAGCCTCGTCATTTAGGTGTAGCTGCGGTAATCGTGAAATCATTTGCACGTATTCATGAAACAAACCTTAAAAAACAAGGTATGCTAGGCTTAACATTTGCAAATGAAAATGATTACGACCTAATTCAAGAAGACGATACTTTCAATTTTATTGATATTGCGGATTTTGCGCCAGATAAGCCTTTAACAGTAGAAATAGTGCATGCTGATGGTAGTAAAGATGTAATTAAAGTAAACCATACGTATAATGCCGCACAGATTGGTTGGTATAGAGAGGGTTCAGCTTTAAATGTGATTAAGAGAGAAAACGCATCTTAA
- a CDS encoding phytoene/squalene synthase family protein → MKDTFDQVSYQCSKIVTKRYSTSFALATKMLHPSIRSHIYNIYGFVRFADEIVDTFHDYDKEVLFNKFEQELEASLQDRISLNPILNSFQHTYHTYNIPKHLVDSFMKSMRMDLFKNVYRTDAEYKEYIYGSADVVGLMCLQVFVKGDVEAYNKLKESAMALGSAFQKVNFLRDVKADFEELNRSYFPNTNLKELDEASKKRIVEEIKEDFKLGYQGIVGLPAEAKFGVYTAYKYYFKLLKKLQGTPSLEIKNARIRVPNYQKFGLLARSYVKFKMNLV, encoded by the coding sequence ATGAAAGATACTTTTGACCAAGTTTCGTACCAATGTAGTAAAATCGTAACCAAACGATATAGTACCTCTTTTGCTCTCGCCACAAAGATGCTACACCCTTCTATACGCAGTCATATCTATAATATATATGGCTTTGTACGTTTTGCAGATGAAATAGTGGACACTTTTCATGACTACGATAAAGAAGTCCTATTTAATAAATTTGAGCAAGAATTGGAGGCGTCTTTACAAGACAGAATTAGTCTCAACCCAATTTTAAACTCATTTCAACATACGTACCATACATATAATATTCCCAAGCACCTTGTAGATTCTTTCATGAAAAGTATGCGTATGGATCTTTTTAAGAATGTATACCGAACAGATGCTGAATACAAAGAATATATTTATGGGTCGGCAGATGTTGTAGGTCTCATGTGCCTGCAAGTTTTTGTTAAAGGTGATGTAGAAGCTTATAACAAGTTAAAAGAATCTGCCATGGCTTTAGGTTCAGCTTTTCAAAAAGTGAATTTCTTAAGGGATGTAAAAGCCGACTTCGAAGAATTGAACAGATCCTATTTTCCTAATACCAATTTGAAGGAATTGGACGAAGCCTCTAAAAAACGCATTGTTGAAGAAATAAAAGAAGACTTTAAATTAGGATACCAAGGTATTGTAGGGCTGCCAGCTGAAGCAAAATTTGGTGTTTATACCGCTTACAAATATTATTTTAAGCTACTCAAAAAACTACAGGGCACTCCCTCTCTAGAAATAAAGAATGCACGTATTAGGGTGCCTAATTACCAGAAATTTGGACTATTGGCCCGTTCATACGTTAAATTTAAAATGAACTTAGTGTAA